GAGCTCGTTCAACGGCAAGCCGGTCGGCATCATCTCCAACTCGCCGGGCCCGCTCGGTGGCGTCAGCGCCGCCAAGACGCTCCAGAACATCCTGCCGGGCATCGCCGGCCCGATCATGCAGCAGCCCGAGATCTACCTGAACGCGGTCGGCGACGCCTTCGATGCCGAGGGCAATCTGGCGAAGGACTCACTGAAGGGCGTGCTCCAGGCCTATATCGACGCCTTCGCCGCGCACGTCGCCAAGCATCACGGCTGAGGCCGCTCGAGCCTCCGTCATGCCCGGGATAAGCCCCGGGCATGACGATCCGTAGTGCGGTCAGAAGCAATTAGCACTCCCTTAACCAAGCTGGCCCATCTTGCCAAAATGGTCTCCCGCGCGCGCCTCAAATCGATCCTGACCGGTCTCGCTCTCTATGCTATGGCGGCCGCCATCGTCGGCTATTTCGGCGTCAACGCCTATACCGGCAAATACGGCCTCAACGCCCGCCAGGAGCTCGACCAGGAGATCATCGCCCTGACCAGCGAGCTGGCCCAGCTCAAGCGCGAGCGCGCCCGGAGCGAGCAGCGCGTGTCGCTCTTGCGCACCGAGAAGATCGATCCTGACATGCTGGACGAGCGGGCGCGGTTCCAGCTCGATTATGTCAATCCGCACGATCTCGTTCGGATGATCCCGCAAAACTAGCGGTTTCCGCAGCATTCGAAACGGCGCACGAAAGCCGCCCCAATTGTTCCGAAAGTCGTAGAGCCGCGACCAGGCGGCCGCCTTGACGCCGGCGTGGCGAGGGGGGCATTCCTAGTTCGGGCGCGATGCCGCTTAAGGTTGACGGAGATCAATCGGGTTGCGCGAGGCGCCGCCTAGACTGCTGCCCGGAGGAAACGGTGATGGATGGGTCAATGCCCCGGCATCACGCGGCTCGTGTCGAAGCCGCCATCGCATCAGGCCAGGCGGCTCGCTCCGCGCTCGTGGCCTCGTGGCGCCGTTCGTCCCGATTGCATCATCTCGATCCTGCCGGCCGCGGCCTGCCGCTACGGCTGAGCGAAGCCGAGCTGCGACAGGCGCGCGAGCGCATCGCGCCGCTGCTCGCTGCCGCGCAAGGCGCCATGGACCGGCTCTATCAGGCCGTCGGTGCTGCCGGCTGCTGCGTGCTGCTCGCCGACGGCGAGGGCGTGCCGGTCGACCGCCGTGGCACGCCGGCCGATGACGCCACCTTCCGGTCCTGGGGATTGTGGACCGGCGCGCTCTGGAGCGAGGAGCACGAGGGCACCAACGGCATCGGCACCTGCGTGGTCGAGCAGCGTCCGCTGACGATCGACCGCGATCAGCATTTCTTCACCCGCAACACCCTGCTGAGCTGCACGGCCGTCCCAATCTACGACCACGAGGCAGCCTTTGCCGGCGTGCTCGATGTCTCCTCCTGCCGCGCCGACCGCACCGACGCCTTCTCCAACCTGATCGCTCTGGCAGCGGGAGAGGCGGCCAGGCGTATCGAAGCCGATCTGTTTCGCCGCGCCTTCGCCCATGCCCGCATCGTGCTGACGCAAGCACCGGACGGCCAGTCGGTTGGCCTCGTGGCGGTCGACGCAGACGATCTCGTGATCGGCGCGACCCGGTCCGCGCGCGCGGCGCTCGGCATCGCGCCAGGCCGCCCATTGCAGCCAGTGCCCGCGTGCGACCTTCTTGGTGGCGATACC
This portion of the Bradyrhizobium diazoefficiens genome encodes:
- a CDS encoding FtsB family cell division protein: MVSRARLKSILTGLALYAMAAAIVGYFGVNAYTGKYGLNARQELDQEIIALTSELAQLKRERARSEQRVSLLRTEKIDPDMLDERARFQLDYVNPHDLVRMIPQN
- a CDS encoding GAF domain-containing protein gives rise to the protein MDGSMPRHHAARVEAAIASGQAARSALVASWRRSSRLHHLDPAGRGLPLRLSEAELRQARERIAPLLAAAQGAMDRLYQAVGAAGCCVLLADGEGVPVDRRGTPADDATFRSWGLWTGALWSEEHEGTNGIGTCVVEQRPLTIDRDQHFFTRNTLLSCTAVPIYDHEAAFAGVLDVSSCRADRTDAFSNLIALAAGEAARRIEADLFRRAFAHARIVLTQAPDGQSVGLVAVDADDLVIGATRSARAALGIAPGRPLQPVPACDLLGGDTAHDHLAGGQRAVLQRALLRAGGNVSAAAKALGVSRATLHRKLKRFEIKY